The Phyllopteryx taeniolatus isolate TA_2022b chromosome 11, UOR_Ptae_1.2, whole genome shotgun sequence genome includes the window TGCTGCGACGGATCTCGGGGCTCCGGCGTCAGGACCGCCATGTCGAGGGGCGCCAAAGGAAGGGTCTGCAAGGGCTTTGCCGTCTGGGTCTGAAGGGTCTCGCAGCTGACGTTGTCGGCGGCGAAGAGGTGGAAGGGGTGGATGTAAACGCGGTTGGCTCGGCCTCCTGGGTGGCAGCACCACAGCAGCAGGACCACGAAAGCTGGGCGTAGgctttgcattttgtttgtcaATTTCGGAATCCTTAGCAGAGAGAACACAGAAAGACTTTATGAATATTGTGTCAATGGCGGGAAGTACAAATACAGCGATGCAGCGAACCCCAGGTATTCGCTGGACATAGGACGAACCGAGGCGCCTGGACAAAGTGAGGACGGACGGCAGCCTCTGTCGTGGGCATCGAGACGGACAGCCTGACATCTGTGGCAGGACGGAGATTACCGAACAAGTTGGACTGTCCAACTTGGACAGTCCAAAGCATCCACTGTACAGCACCATCTCCAGGCAGAGGAACCGTTTAAGTGACAAGGCTGCTGCAACTGCCCTGCTCCATCTATCTAATCGAATCGAATTTGATCTAATCTACGGACCGAACCCTGCAGCGAATGGCCAAAATCAATTGAGCATTTGGTGTCCACACGAAAACGTTTTGTAATTGCCCATAAAATGTCACAAGACGgcagaaaagctttttttttttttcctattagaTGAAATATGGCCTGACTAAACGaggctcctcccctcacttcaacatagttcctttgcCCAAAGGAATTATTATTAAAGCAATActctaatattattatttacagtatattaaacatggctttggccggagcacaaaaacagtaaataggTGACATTTTTAGTGATTAACAGAGGTTCCGCCCAAAAATCAGCGCATAGGGGAATTCGCGAATGCCGAACCGTCAATATACGGGGCGCACTAACTTATTGacaacttttgacttttactccgcacatttgaaaacatacatCTATACACATACGTTCTTTCGACTCAGTGTCCCAATGAGACGACATCTGGCTGGATCTGGTTTTTAGCCTCCGACGCCATTAACCGGCAAGAACAGTGGGGACGAGACGACGTGTCAGTGATGGATGGAACCTTCTTTGTGCCGCTGCCCGCTGAATGAGCGCACGCATCGCCCTCGGCAACAAGGGTCGCTTAGACAATGAAGCACATTGGGGTCCGTTTCTTTGCTTGTCTATTTGGATCCAACAAACTGCTCAAATCGGGATGTTGCCGTTCCCGAGACGAAACTTCTCACAGTGTGTACTAAATTGACAGTTTTAATAATCTCAACTGGCGAGGCCTATATCAGGCAAGGAATTACATTTGGTAGCTTGAATGATTTAAATTAACAAATGTGATTCCTTGACTACAggcaatatatataaaaaaaaaaacatctccaaaaattacaGCATTTGCGTCAAGGGTGTCAGGGGCAAAATGAGAAATTATTGAAGTTGAATTATCATTGTGTTCCCGTATCGCCTGGaacttttcattattattattttttacatatagtTTAATGCATGTAAATAgtgcaaggaaccatatttggtaccTCAAATTTAAGTCAAGAGGGTCGCTACATGCCTCTCTTTAAGGTGTGTATAACTCCTCCCAATTGGTAACCAAATGAACtgataatcatttttaaaaataatcacattttattatgttttctgTGGTTAAAATTTGGAGTAACCCCAAATTTTCAATAATATCAAAGAATTAAATAGActatttattgctttttttatattattattattgtatattacTTAATTATATAATTTTCTATATACATATACTACATTggctattattattgtattataaaatatatttacataaagtaaatatacatatattttacatatataaaataagaaaattataaatataattaaaacagtACAATTAAGCCTTTAAAATTATTacgtaaaaaatatatatatctatatatccatgtaaaataatttcaaaaggaCTAAATGCATAATtcgtttttaaattatattttcattatgTACTATATATAAATACTAAAgtataaatttaaatatatatattaaagtaAATAACGTATTAATAAAAGTATAAACTAATATcgtatatctatatctatctatatatatatatatatatatacacacacacattgtatatataaaatgtattaatttattcaaattCATCATCAAGATATGAAATTGTGACATATTGTAGTGAGTGTCCCACTGAGCGGTCCTACAAATATAAAAGCTGATTTAaagaaagcagactgattgatATTTTTGGAGGAAAGTCTGCAAAAAAGAATTtcggcaaatgtttttttttttgttaagtgcAGAAAAACTCGGACTTTACCCTCTCGAGTGTGTGAAGTGAGCAAACACTCTGTGGATGGACCGCAGGACATGGCCTTGGTCTCTGATCAATGCACTTCGACGCCCACTCTTCAAACCCGTGAAATCATGACATATGGTACCTTATTCTACTTCatatgaaaaatatgacttgatGACTTGCTAGATGActtgctatttttttccccgttaaacctacaaacaaacatctTTCAAAGAGTAAAGTACAGAGACAGTGAAGTCGACTCTTACCGTGTGCGGGCTTGCTGCCGAATGAATCCGCAGCTGCTCTGCTCCCCTGACTTTAAAGCGGACCACCGTGCTGGTTATTGATTAACACCGGCCCTGACTGACTCAGGCTGGTTGTGCCGCCTGATAGTGATCAATAACGGCTCTGACAGAGGCCCTCCCCGTGTTGCCCCCTCCGCCCCTGACGTGTTGACTTTAGGAGCATGATGTAAGTGCATCCTGAAAAGGGGCCTGAGAGCGGCGGCCACAATAGGAAAGGCAGAGAGAGAAGGGTCCATTCAGCGAAAAGTTGCACAGATGTTCAATCGTGACGTGGGAATAGTGTTCCGGAACGAGTAAACAGGACACgaaaacaaacatgaatcaCTAGACGTGGAAGGAAATGGAAAACTACTGTCAAAATCTAACAATTGTTTACGAGGAAGTCAAAACAGCTTACTCTGCTGTTGTTTGCTATTCTTTGGTGGACTGGATGACTTCAGTCTTATGAGCAGCAACGATGAAACAGTGGTGAGTGGTGAAACTTCTGCTTCACACTTCTAAGGTTCTGGGGTCCAATATTGGCTCTGAACTTCTAGTCTGAGTTTGCATATTGTTTgcttggttttctcccacattccaaaaacatacgttagcCTCAtagaagactcaaaattgtccataaatgtgaaagtgagtgtgaaaaccttgtttgtaccctgcgattcactggcgaccagtcctgggtgcagcccgcatctcgcccaaagtcagcgggAATAGTCTCCATGTGTCCACAAaacttaatgaggacaaacgagATTCAGTGAagattttaaattgtccatatttgtgaatgtaagtgtgaagaAACGTTGCCTCTCATAAATTGGCCTGGGAAAATAGCAACTAGTTTGCAAATGGTACACTTTACAACACTTTACTATCAAGTACTGTCTATCAAAAAGCCAACATCCGTGAGATCAGGAGGAACATTCCtttgcacacacactcattatATTTTCTCATCATAAATGAAACAAtattatgttcatttttttatgggCTGACATGAACACAGCCTCGTGAATAGATTGCAGCTGCAGAGGCTCcataaattacaattttataaaGTCAAACATTTACTCAATATTTGGGGTTTGGGGACGAATAGTATTTATGAGTCTTAAAAAAAGTggctcaaacaacaaaatagtataaaatacaatatatacagtgtagCATATTAATATAAATAGTATTTATATCAATATATAATTATCTTtcagttttgacaaaaaatCGTTCCCTTACCAGAATTTGCAGTTAATGCCAACtgttaatataaaaatattgaacatacaaaatgattgaaaaacaatattttaggtGTTTTCTATTATTAAATGTGAACCAAACTCActattttgtccattttgttcCTTTGAAATAGCAATAGCAAATGTCTGAATACTAGAACAAATATAAACAGtgggtttaaaaaaagtctacacgaccctgttaaaaatattttacattttttttttttttaaagttgacaCGACCccgtttaaaaatatttgacaaaactAACAGTTGGCAGCCGGAGTGAGGTATAATCACTCACCATCAGTGTCAGAGCCGATATATTCTGTGTGATTAATTGCGTACCATTAAGCTACACAAGCAAATACCTTCAAACAATCCTGTGCTGACTCTTTACAACGGAGCACAAGTGTGTGTTTCTCACGCATAACAATCACCATGTGATATTTGAATAATTTATGGCTAGCGAAAGGAGGCGCTTGTATTATCATATAAACTGTTCTGTGGTTCTTGGTGAGGCAGTTCGGAAGGTGAACTTGGTCACGATGTGGACCTTCCTGGTCGTTTGTGGCGTGGTCGTCCAACACGGAGTGCGAGGtattgtgtgttatttttaaactgtgtttGAGCTGACAGATTCAGTATTgatttggttttgttctttcatAATCAGGTGATGGTGCCCTCAACAATGCACTGTTGTACAGAACtacaggtacatacagtatgatttATACACAAAAGTTCGAGACGTTCCACTTTCTGCCGACATTACAGGATCATCTTAAAATGCACTCTAACCTTTAGAGtctaatttgaccttctctgtgCTTCTCAAAGTTCAACTGTGCAATGTTGCAGTTCTTTTGCACAATTTCTCGAACAAGGAGCCCAATGGCAAAATTCATGAAAGATATTTGATCCACGAATGGACCAaaacatttcctggttcaattagaattggtttTTAAACAGACCTATTCATAATTTGAAAGTATTAAATCATGAGACCTAGACCACACCTAACAAATGATCAACAGTGGCTTCGGACAgaatgttctcagagggaagtgacCTCTGAGTCACTGtttgcctcccagttctgaggttcgatgttcgaagactaaattgtccatacgtaggtgtgaatgtgaatacttGTTTATCGATCTCCGGCCTcccggtgaccagtccagggtctacccTCTGCCTCTCTCCCAAATTCAGCAGGATGGGCTCCTGCGCAcacacaaccctaatgaggagtgCATTAGAAAATGGATTCAAAGTTGATTCCATTTGGTACATTTCAGTCATGTCGTCACCCAgcaattcagtttttattgtttgttgatTTAACttctttaaatatttcttcttcTAGCTGCACCCTCGTGTCGCTACAACTGCGGCAGTCACATGGGAAGCTGTTCCTGCTCCAGCTCGTGTCGGCACTATGGCAACTGTTGCCAAGACTACAATTGTGAGTATCAGAAAATCCTGAGGGACATCCTCACGGGTGTTTTCCCGGGCAAAAATAGGTCagaattaacatttttattgtcatttctCTCAGATTACTGCAGTAGCACAACTCTACAACCATGGACCACAGGTAACTCATAACTAGCTTGACAAAATCAGAGTTTTCGGGATGAATGGGAACTAAAATGATGAGATTCGTCCAGGTCAGGCCTCGTGTCGCTACAACTGCGGCAGTCACATGGGAACCTGTTCCTGCTCCAGCTCGTGTCGGCACTATGGCAACTGTTGCCGAGACTACAACTGTGAGTATCAGAAAATCCTGAGGGACATCCTCATTGGTGTTGTTGTGGCCAAAAATGTGTAAAGAAAATCCCATTTTATCATCCTTATTCTCAGATTACTGCAGTAGCACAACTCCACAACCATGGACCACAGGTACTTCATCACTTGATTGACAAAATTACCAATCAAAAACAAAGTTTTCAGGATGAATGGGAACTAAAATGCTGAGATTCCTCCAGGTCAGGCCTCGTGTCGCTACAACTGCGGCAGTCACATGGGAAGCTGTTCCTGCTCTAGCTCCTGCCGGTACTATAGCAACTGTTGCCGTGACTATAACTGTGAGTTTATGTCCCTAAACCAGTGATTCCTTACCACTGTGCCGTAGTACATTATTTTGCCGTGGTACATTactgtgccatgagagatcatcacgaaatatccatccatccattttctgtaccgcttctcctcactcgccaatttcacttaattggtccaaaaaccGTTACTTATTTACAACACAATGTATCGTTGTtcctctatctatgccagcgatgtataaTGACAGGCAGAAAAAGTACTTCCCCTAGATtccagaaggtacaattaaccatTAAAATAACAACGCAAAATCGTACATTGACATTGaccgagtttaatttgttccaataAATAGTAGAGAGTATTGTAGATTGTTAATAAAGAGAAATAGCACTCTAttgcataaaaacataataaaagaatatataAAGAAATGAATTATTGTAGCATCAGTGACATCAGGATCTGGAGTCGGGTTGGCCGGTCGGTGTGCGTTTCAGTGCCTGGGCGtcagttgtggcctacagcagctccttgcgagtgtttttaTGATCTATTTGTGTGTTCGACTGTCCTGTTGAACTCATTGCcttccagttaacatggatatttgacattAAAAGCAGTCGATGGCAGTGACAAAACGCTGAAAGTGAATGCACAGGcattacagtgcatttaaaggctctatttgtttttttttcccacttcactTAAGCGACGGCATACCCGAAGCTTGATTTGAGCTCAAATGTTGGCTCGCAGCacatagcaaaaaaaatcattagctttttgttcaaataaaaaggcCCAGATTTCATCCAAGTCAAAGATCctcattattttagtattattttGTACCCTGGATCAATTAAGGCTGTGAAACACTGCCCTAAAATACCCTAACAAATGCCGCTTGACATCCTTTGGTGTTGCCCTTCATGAAATGCGTAAAAACTCTTTCTTTCAGATTACTGTGATAGGGCGACTGCAGAACCATGGACCACAGGTTAATCGACATATTCGGGCAAAATCTGTCATTTAAACAAggtacattttgtaatttggtAATATTCTTCCACTTCTTTTGTCCAGCCCAGCCTTCGTGTCGTTACAACTGTGGCAGGGACCTAGGAAGCTGTTCCTGCTCCAGCTCGTGCCAGTACTATGGCAGATGTTGCTCTGACTACTACTGTGAGTAAAAAATGCCCCTAAAACAACCCCAGCACACAAAAAGTGGTAACATCtgtgtattttcattttactcTTTTGAAACAGCGCACTGCTACTCCACAACTTACATGCCAAGCACAGGTAGAATCTTCTGCATGGACGTTAACCTCAAGTTAACACACAAGCGGAATGTAAATAAAGGCGTTGACTTTCAGAGGGGCCATGCGGAGGCTCCATGTTTGGCTCTGGTGCTTTCTTCAGTCCCAGGCACCCTGACTACTACCACGACAACGCCTACTGTGTTTGGCACCTCAGATCTTTCCATGACCAAAGAGTACTGCTAGAATTCTCATACCTGCAGTGCGTGAATGTTTACGTTATATTTGATAAAAATGCTCGTCAAAAGTCCTTAGCGCTCAACTACCACACGTTACTTGGATCATATGTAATACTAAAGTGGCAGGGATCATAGTCTGATGCAGAACATTAATACTACGGTTACTAAGATTAGAGTAGGGTTAGAGACAGTGTTCAGGGTAGAGTTAGGGTTTGGGTAGAGCTAAGGTTTGAGCAGTTTAACTGTATGGATTcgggagggttagggtttgcgTAGGGTAAAGAGTTGGCTCATTGAGGGTTATGGCTAGCGGGTGGGTTTGGATAGGGTAAAATTACTCTGAGCAATGTGGGGTTAGGATTAGAGAGGGttgggtttgggttagggtagGGCTAGATCttgggtagggttagggtttcagtaGCGTTATGATTAGGGAGGGTTAGGTGTTTGTGTAGATTTTGGGTTTCTGTAGTTTGGGTTAGGATTAAGGAGGGTAAGGGTTTGTGTAGGCTAAACATTGGGTTAGTGTTAAGATTCAGGAGGGTTAGGGTATTATGGGGGTTAGGATTAGAGTTAGGGTAGGTTTAGGGGCTCACTGAAATTTGAGACCTGAATTACTTATTTTTCTAGTAGtggaaaacaatcaaaacaaagtTATTGCTCGGATAGAGGACAATAACGTAAAAAAGGCACAAGGATGATGATCAGGGGGTTCTTGCTTGACATTGAACAATGTTGGAACCTAAGAAATTTGAAAGAAGTATCAGTTCAGAATCGTAACCAGTGGAGTCCTAGTTAGCTGTTCCAGAGAAATAATTCATGAGAGTTTGCTTGGAATACTTGATGATGCTTGTTTGATTGATTAACTTGTGGGCAGATTGGAGAGCTGCTGCAACTGTGACTACATTTCAGTCTACGACGGACCATCCATAAACTCACAATTTTTGGGAAAAGTatgcaacgacaacaacaacaacagcttgAATGTTTTCTACTCGACCTCCAACCACATGACTGTGGTCTTCCGCAGCGACAACTCGGTAGTCGGGAGAGGATTCCGTGCGGAGTTCACAAGCGCTCTGCCGCAGGACTCAGGTAAAATTAAGACTGGAAGATAGAAGATTTGCGAGAACTTTGTTAGTGGAGTAGGTTGGTGACAAGTGCACCTTTTTGAGCCTGTAGTTGTTGCTTGTATTTAAcaataaattgtatttactggTCCTGTAAAACAGCATGGTCTCTTACCAGGTAAAGTCAACTGCTCCTCGGATTTCATGAACATTAAGATTGGGCGGAAGTACCTGAATTCACTGGGCTACGACGGCCACAGTCTCTACCTCAATGACCAGTATTGTCGACCCCAAATTTTTACCAAGGAGGTGGTCTTCAATTTCCGTGTCTACAGCTGTGGCACCAGTCGAAAGGTTGACAGCAGATGTGGGAGGGTTAACAATCTGCAattataacaaaacaaacaaatgtatgttTCAGTTTGAAAACGGCAGAGTGGTATATACCAACAAGGTGCGGGGCTACACCTCTAGCTCCGGAGACATAACTCGCAAGGCCAACTTAAAAATCGACGTGGTGTGTCGGATGGATCAATTCTCTGTGGCACAGATTATGTACCTGGCACAGAATCATGACAACACCAGCATCACAGGCACAGGAATGTTCAACACCTCCATGGACTTCTACACTAGCAGCAGCTTCAACTATAAGGCAGAAAAACTTCTTTTACAAAGACACTCAACTCCACACAAGCCATTCAAGTGTTGCCTTGATGCTCTCCTCCACCAGGTGGCTGAATTCCCATACAAAGTTTCTCTCAACCAGGACCTCTACATCCAGATGGAACTGAGGGGCAGCAGCGGCAGCTACCTGGATATTTTCCTTGACACCTGTGTGGCCTCGCCATCCTCCTACGACTTCCATACGACAACCTACTACCTGGTCCGCAATGGGTAAGATCAGCACCCACTCAACCGCCAAGCAACTCCTGAGTGCAGGTCCTTTTTGTCTGCTTCCTGCTACCCAAAGCTTCTGATCTCATCCAGTTTCTACAACAGGGTCAAATATTCCCAAATTACTGCTATGGTTCCCCCTAGCATTTTGGAGTGTGGCACAAAGTCTTCCTAAAAGGGAAACACCTCATTTTTGCAGCAGTACGAGTGTGAATCCAAAATGACACTCCTATTTACACACTTCTAACTGAACCACAATATAGATCACAATAATAATCAATTCATTTCCCACTCTCACAGTGAAATGAAGCTGCCTCAGCCCTGTGAGACACGACACAACACACGTCACATgatctttttccccccacacaggTGTCCCATAGATAACACCTATCACGCGTACGTCAGTGGCAGCGCCCGCTACGCTCGATTCTCCTTCAAGGCCTTCCAGTTCTTGAGGCACGCAGAGGAGGTTTACATCCAGTGCAAGGTCCTCCTATGTCAAGACAACGACTGGAACTCCCGCTGCCGCCGGGGCTGCCTCAAGCGCAAGGCCAGAGATGTGGGTGCCAAACACGAGAGCCAGACTCTGGTCCTGGGTCCGATCCAGCTTATCGGTGTGTAGCGCATTTGACATCTATATAGGAACAAAGTCAGGAATTTATCCATGTTTTCTCGTTCTTAGACCCGGACAAAAAGGAAGAGACATCTGCAAAAGAGGATGCGGTTTAACACGATCATCTCTACTTATTGTAATTATAATCATTAATGAAAGTGTGAAACATACTCACCTTTGATTAAAGGCTGCAGGAAAGACTATCTGGTTTCTTTCACACACTCATCAGATGACACTCAACACAgttaaaaaacacacttttacttGTAAATTATCTCATCAAATTAGCATCCCAAAGGAAGAAAGGGCTTTTGAGACAAACGCTACCTATGAAGTGAGAACACAGTGATGACAAAAGGCATCATTCATTCCTTGTGCTGGGCACAGCGGCAAGTCACTACTGTACACTCTGCTTGGCAAAAGACGACAGAAGCCAACAAACTGGACAAACTTGCTAAAGTAGGTGTCAGCAAGGTACACACATTGGACCGAATTTGTGCATTTTCCCTTCTTTTTGCGAACggagtcagcaaaggcccgattattgcatgtctctaaaagattatcctgagcaataTATCCTGTGGGCTAGGGTGGGGTTCATTTTTCCTCACCCATCTGCTTGGAAAACGGTTCGGCTGACAATCTTAAATGTTGAACCTATTCAGTGTTTACAATTGCAATAATCGATGGTCGATTGATTCAACACAGTCAAGCAGAGTCAGACGCCGCGATTTTGACGTAAAACTGAAGGGTAGCAAACTAGCAAGCCAACTGAAACTTTTGTGTTGAGCGTTTGTAAAAAATCTCGCAAGTCGTTCGTAGTAGTAGAAGTTACCAGACAAGCTAAGAGTTAGCATAGTTTCTTCTGTTCTCTTCTTGGAGTACTACTCTGCAAAAATTGAATGGAGGCAACGGGAGTCTGGGTTGTTGAAGACCTTTCGCCATTAATCCAAAATACTTCTTTAGTTCTAAATTTTAGGTGTCGAGTTCCCCTAGGTTGTTTCTTGTTGCCTGGTGTGTCTTTCTGCATAACAAACAGTCGTTGGAACACACCAACCAGAATGAGAATCATCACCTAAAATTTAGAACTGAAAAAGCCTTtcggattaaaggtgaaacgtcttcaacaacccagaagagtccagttgcctccagTCAACTTTTGTGGATCATCATGACTTGGATGACTAAGAAATTACATAAAAGtccctcacattttaaaaataggttcggtatgtgtgtaccccgctagaattattattattattattttttttacaccgaACATCAAATCAACCACTGAGAATACAATATGTAGTaaatattcaagaaaaaaaagcaccaggCTCAGTGGGATACATTTGGGGAAACTGTCATCAGTAAGGTTGTAAGGCCATGGGGATACGGTTCTTAAAGTGACTTCAGACAATAGCAAGTTCAGTGTGCTATGTTACTAAAGGAAAGCAACATTTTCTGGTGGCCCCTGGTGAGGTGTGTTCAGGAACTACAGTACACAAAAATTTTAAAGTAAGTTAAAATCCAGTTTACACCTCAGTGGCTGACCGGGCATTAGTAACATTGCCACAGTGGCCAATCACTGTCTTGTGGTGCAGCTGGAATTTATTCCAAAGAGTCATAGCAGCATTATGGA containing:
- the LOC133485704 gene encoding deleted in malignant brain tumors 1 protein, giving the protein MWTFLVVCGVVVQHGVRGDGALNNALLYRTTAAPSCRYNCGSHMGSCSCSSSCRHYGNCCQDYNYYCSSTTLQPWTTGQASCRYNCGSHMGTCSCSSSCRHYGNCCRDYNYYCSSTTPQPWTTGQASCRYNCGSHMGSCSCSSSCRYYSNCCRDYNYYCDRATAEPWTTAQPSCRYNCGRDLGSCSCSSSCQYYGRCCSDYYSHCYSTTYMPSTEGPCGGSMFGSGAFFSPRHPDYYHDNAYCVWHLRSFHDQRVLLEFSYLQLESCCNCDYISVYDGPSINSQFLGKVCNDNNNNSLNVFYSTSNHMTVVFRSDNSVVGRGFRAEFTSALPQDSGKVNCSSDFMNIKIGRKYLNSLGYDGHSLYLNDQYCRPQIFTKEVVFNFRVYSCGTSRKFENGRVVYTNKVRGYTSSSGDITRKANLKIDVVCRMDQFSVAQIMYLAQNHDNTSITGTGMFNTSMDFYTSSSFNYKVAEFPYKVSLNQDLYIQMELRGSSGSYLDIFLDTCVASPSSYDFHTTTYYLVRNGCPIDNTYHAYVSGSARYARFSFKAFQFLRHAEEVYIQCKVLLCQDNDWNSRCRRGCLKRKARDVGAKHESQTLVLGPIQLIDPDKKEETSAKEDAV